A genomic region of Rhizobium sp. NXC24 contains the following coding sequences:
- a CDS encoding MATE family efflux transporter, which produces MTNHSERNMFLSGWLPGVFARTAAPIIMITTVNGLFAVVDAYFLGAYVGADALSAVSLIFPALMLLIALQSLVSNGMASILARRLGAGDRPGARQAFSAAHGLALAVVILVNALYWTIGRQIIVMAAADNAAIAANAGAFMGIMIGFAPVSFLLSVHVDALRCEGKIGFMTLVTLASTLLNILANWLLMAILHWGVTGSAAGSIAAQFICLVIILLYRWRQPGALRPSISFPVAEWRGIIAFGAPMSLGFIGISLSSAAILFNLAIWHQGDYVATVGAYGIITRVMTFAYLPLLGLSIALQTISGHNHGAALPARVGRSLQIAMVSALIYCGVVELAVEMLAGRLGGVFVGDAVIVAEVGRILPWTVGAYFLFGQMIVLSSYFQSIGDAKRAAIFGLARPYLFTLPLTFLLPFAFGETGIWMVPVFAETGMLLLTWLVLSRNVRDRGWRYGLLPV; this is translated from the coding sequence ATGACGAATCATTCCGAACGCAACATGTTCCTGAGCGGCTGGCTGCCGGGCGTCTTTGCCCGCACGGCTGCGCCGATCATCATGATCACGACCGTCAACGGCCTGTTTGCCGTCGTCGATGCTTATTTCCTCGGTGCCTATGTGGGTGCCGATGCCCTTTCGGCGGTCAGCCTCATTTTTCCGGCACTGATGCTGCTGATCGCGCTACAATCGCTGGTCTCCAACGGCATGGCGAGCATCCTGGCGCGCCGCCTGGGGGCAGGAGATCGCCCTGGGGCGAGGCAGGCTTTCAGCGCCGCCCATGGCCTGGCCTTGGCTGTGGTGATCCTTGTCAATGCGCTCTATTGGACGATCGGGCGGCAGATCATCGTGATGGCTGCGGCTGATAATGCCGCTATCGCCGCCAATGCCGGCGCGTTCATGGGCATCATGATCGGCTTTGCTCCGGTGAGCTTCCTGTTGTCGGTGCATGTCGACGCTCTGCGTTGCGAAGGCAAGATTGGCTTCATGACGCTGGTGACGCTTGCCTCGACCCTGCTCAATATCCTCGCCAACTGGCTGCTGATGGCGATACTGCATTGGGGCGTCACCGGCTCGGCGGCCGGTTCGATCGCGGCGCAATTCATTTGCCTGGTGATCATCCTGCTCTACCGCTGGCGGCAGCCAGGCGCACTCAGGCCCTCGATATCGTTTCCGGTTGCCGAATGGCGCGGGATCATAGCCTTCGGCGCGCCGATGAGCCTCGGTTTTATCGGCATATCCCTGAGTTCAGCAGCAATCCTCTTCAATCTGGCGATCTGGCACCAGGGAGACTATGTCGCGACGGTCGGGGCATACGGAATCATCACCCGCGTGATGACCTTCGCCTATCTGCCGCTCCTCGGTCTCAGCATCGCCCTGCAAACGATATCCGGCCATAATCACGGCGCTGCACTTCCCGCCCGCGTCGGCCGGAGCCTGCAGATCGCGATGGTGTCGGCGCTGATTTATTGCGGCGTGGTGGAGTTGGCCGTCGAAATGCTGGCGGGCAGGCTTGGTGGCGTCTTTGTCGGCGATGCCGTCATCGTTGCGGAGGTGGGACGGATTTTGCCCTGGACGGTCGGCGCCTATTTCCTCTTCGGGCAGATGATCGTGCTGTCGTCCTATTTCCAGTCGATCGGCGACGCGAAGCGAGCGGCGATCTTCGGCCTGGCGCGACCCTATCTCTTTACGCTGCCCCTGACATTCCTGCTGCCTTTCGCCTTCGGCGAAACCGGAATCTGGATGGTGCCGGTCTTCGCCGAAACGGGAATGCTTCTGCTTACGTGGTTGGTACTGTCGCGCAACGTCAGGGACCGCGGCTGGCGATACGGTCTGCTGCCGGTATGA
- the iolB gene encoding 5-deoxy-glucuronate isomerase: MPNLKVKPDGSHGRVSHVTPESAGWTYVGFDLYRLKPGETASAETGNREVCLVWVSGKASAKAGAKDFGSLGGRMSPFEGAPHALYIPAGSNWSVVAETDLELAVCSAPGGGSYEARAIPPGTHPAVTRGKGTNVRYVNNIMPEDDGAAHSLLVVEVITPGGHTSSYPPHKHDQDNLPNESFLEETYYHRLNPPQGFGFQRVYTDDRSLDEVMALEDGDVTLVPKGYHPCAACHGYDLYYLNVMAGPKRVWKFHNAPEHEWLLKA; this comes from the coding sequence ATGCCAAATCTCAAGGTCAAACCTGATGGCTCCCATGGTCGTGTCAGCCATGTCACGCCCGAAAGCGCCGGCTGGACGTATGTCGGCTTCGACCTTTACCGGCTGAAACCCGGCGAGACCGCCTCCGCCGAGACGGGCAATCGCGAGGTCTGCCTGGTCTGGGTCAGCGGCAAGGCGAGCGCCAAGGCTGGCGCGAAGGATTTCGGCTCGCTTGGCGGACGCATGAGCCCCTTCGAAGGCGCGCCGCATGCGCTTTATATTCCGGCCGGCTCCAACTGGTCCGTCGTCGCCGAGACCGACCTCGAACTGGCCGTCTGCTCCGCTCCTGGCGGCGGCTCGTATGAAGCCCGCGCCATTCCGCCCGGCACGCATCCGGCGGTAACGCGCGGTAAGGGCACCAATGTCCGCTATGTCAACAACATCATGCCGGAGGATGACGGCGCGGCGCATTCGCTGCTCGTGGTCGAAGTCATCACGCCGGGCGGTCACACCTCCTCCTATCCGCCGCACAAGCATGATCAGGACAATCTGCCGAACGAAAGCTTCCTCGAGGAGACCTATTATCACCGTCTGAACCCGCCGCAGGGGTTCGGCTTCCAGCGGGTTTATACCGACGATCGTTCACTGGACGAGGTCATGGCACTGGAGGACGGCGATGTGACGCTTGTGCCGAAGGGATATCACCCGTGCGCGGCCTGCCATGGCTACGACCTTTATTATCTCAACGTCATGGCCGGCCCGAAACGCGTCTGGAAGTTCCACAATGCGCCGGAACATGAGTGGCTCCTCAAGGCCTGA
- the iolE gene encoding myo-inosose-2 dehydratase, translating into MKAKLGMSPIAWWNDDLPELSDDVSLEECLRQSRSAGFTGMEQGRRFPSNPDEMLPILRAADVTLCGGWFSGTLVNEELAANKDRIAPMIALFKAVNAPCIVYGEVGRSIQGDRSKPLATKPRLSDDEMKAYARRVTEFGEWCAEQGMPLSYHHHMAAVVETEPELDAFMRNSGEGIPLLLDAGHLAFAGGDVLRAIDNHHARINHVHVKDIRKPVVDGLDRSRQSFLDAVALGAFTVPGDGSLDFGAIVQRLADYGYEGWFVVEAEQDPRKAPPQKMAEIGHAELMRVMTAAGYTVETEGFPKG; encoded by the coding sequence ATGAAGGCCAAACTCGGCATGTCGCCCATCGCCTGGTGGAACGACGATCTTCCTGAGCTCAGCGACGACGTATCCCTTGAGGAATGCCTGCGGCAATCGCGCAGTGCGGGCTTCACCGGCATGGAACAGGGCCGGCGCTTCCCCAGCAATCCGGATGAAATGCTGCCCATCCTGCGCGCCGCCGATGTGACGCTCTGCGGCGGCTGGTTCTCCGGCACGCTTGTCAATGAGGAGCTGGCCGCTAACAAGGACCGCATCGCGCCGATGATCGCGCTGTTCAAGGCCGTCAATGCGCCCTGCATCGTCTATGGCGAAGTCGGCCGTTCCATACAGGGCGACCGCTCCAAGCCGCTCGCCACCAAGCCGCGCCTTTCCGATGACGAGATGAAGGCCTATGCCCGCCGCGTCACCGAATTCGGCGAATGGTGCGCCGAGCAGGGCATGCCGCTCTCCTACCATCATCACATGGCCGCAGTCGTCGAAACCGAACCGGAACTCGACGCCTTCATGCGCAATTCCGGCGAAGGCATTCCGCTTCTGCTCGATGCCGGTCACCTAGCCTTTGCCGGCGGCGACGTTCTGCGCGCCATCGACAACCACCACGCCCGCATCAACCACGTTCACGTCAAGGATATCCGCAAGCCCGTTGTGGATGGTCTGGATCGCAGCCGCCAATCCTTCCTCGACGCAGTGGCGCTCGGTGCGTTCACGGTGCCGGGCGACGGCTCGCTTGATTTCGGCGCCATCGTCCAGCGTCTGGCCGATTACGGCTATGAAGGCTGGTTCGTCGTAGAGGCCGAGCAGGACCCGCGCAAGGCACCGCCGCAGAAGATGGCCGAGATCGGTCATGCCGAGCTGATGCGCGTCATGACAGCAGCGGGCTATACGGTGGAAACCGAAGGCTTTCCCAAGGGGTAA
- the iolD gene encoding 3D-(3,5/4)-trihydroxycyclohexane-1,2-dione acylhydrolase (decyclizing), which produces MGKTIRLTMAQAVAHFLKKQMTVIDGQKQPIFGGVWAIFGHGNVAGMGEALYQVRDELPTFRAHNEQGMAHAAIAYAKAGFRQRFMACTTSIGPGALNMVTAAGVAHVNRIPVLFLPGDVFANRAPDPVLQQIEDFGDGTVSANDAFRPVSRYFDRITRPEQIITALKRAMQVLTDPLDCGPVTLSLCQDVQAEAFDYPESFFEEHVWTQRRPQPDADELANAIALIRKSEKPVIVAGGGVLYSQATKELAAFAEAHGIPVVVTQAGKSAIDETHPLALGSVGVTGTSAANAIAEETDLVIAVGTRCQDFTTGSWALFKNEKLTMIGLNIAAYDASKHNGHPLVTDAREGLKALSAGLSGWKAPAVLVEKATQEKKIWIEAAAKAMATTNSALPSDAQVIGAVTRTIGDEKSILLCAAGGLPGELHKLWPATAPGSYHMEYGFSCMGYEIAGGLGAKMARPDKEVIVMVGDGSYMMLNSELATSVMLGLKLTIVLLDNRGYGCINRLQMATGGANFNNLLKDSRHEIMPEIDFRAHAESMGAVAVKVASIAELEQALEASKKNDRTSVIVIDTDPLITTDEGGHWWDVAVPEVSPRAEVNKARAAYEQARASQRIG; this is translated from the coding sequence ATGGGCAAGACGATCCGATTGACGATGGCACAGGCTGTCGCGCATTTCCTCAAAAAGCAGATGACGGTAATCGACGGCCAGAAGCAGCCGATCTTCGGCGGCGTCTGGGCGATCTTCGGCCATGGCAACGTCGCCGGCATGGGGGAAGCGCTCTACCAGGTGCGCGACGAGTTGCCGACTTTCCGTGCCCATAACGAACAGGGCATGGCGCACGCCGCCATCGCCTATGCGAAGGCCGGTTTCCGCCAGCGCTTCATGGCTTGCACGACATCGATCGGTCCCGGCGCGCTGAACATGGTGACCGCCGCGGGCGTCGCGCATGTCAACCGCATCCCCGTGCTATTCCTCCCCGGCGATGTCTTCGCCAACCGCGCCCCCGATCCGGTGCTGCAGCAGATCGAAGATTTTGGCGATGGCACGGTGTCAGCCAACGATGCCTTCCGTCCGGTTTCGCGCTATTTCGACCGCATCACCCGGCCCGAGCAGATCATCACGGCGCTGAAGCGCGCCATGCAGGTGCTGACCGACCCGCTCGATTGCGGTCCGGTGACATTGTCGCTTTGCCAGGACGTGCAAGCTGAAGCCTTCGACTATCCGGAGAGCTTCTTCGAGGAACACGTTTGGACGCAGCGCCGTCCGCAGCCGGATGCGGACGAACTCGCAAACGCCATCGCGCTGATACGCAAATCCGAAAAGCCCGTGATCGTCGCCGGCGGCGGCGTGCTCTATTCACAGGCAACGAAGGAGCTTGCCGCTTTCGCGGAAGCGCACGGCATTCCGGTCGTCGTGACGCAGGCGGGTAAATCGGCGATCGATGAGACCCACCCGTTGGCGCTTGGCTCGGTCGGCGTTACCGGCACATCGGCCGCCAACGCGATTGCCGAGGAAACCGATCTGGTGATCGCGGTGGGCACCCGCTGCCAGGATTTCACCACCGGTTCTTGGGCGCTCTTCAAGAACGAAAAGCTGACGATGATCGGCCTCAACATCGCGGCCTATGATGCGTCCAAGCACAATGGTCACCCCTTGGTGACGGATGCGCGCGAAGGACTAAAGGCCCTGTCCGCCGGCCTTTCCGGCTGGAAAGCTCCGGCAGTGCTTGTCGAGAAGGCTACACAGGAAAAGAAGATCTGGATCGAGGCTGCCGCCAAGGCCATGGCGACGACGAATAGCGCCCTGCCCTCCGACGCCCAAGTAATCGGCGCCGTCACCCGCACGATCGGCGACGAGAAGAGCATCCTCTTGTGCGCGGCTGGCGGTCTGCCCGGCGAATTGCACAAGCTCTGGCCGGCAACCGCGCCCGGCAGCTACCATATGGAATACGGCTTCTCCTGCATGGGTTATGAGATCGCCGGTGGCCTTGGCGCGAAGATGGCGCGGCCGGACAAGGAAGTCATCGTCATGGTCGGCGACGGCTCCTACATGATGCTGAATTCGGAGCTGGCGACCTCGGTCATGCTCGGCCTGAAACTCACGATCGTCCTTCTCGACAACAGGGGCTACGGCTGCATCAACCGGCTGCAGATGGCGACGGGTGGCGCCAACTTCAACAATCTGCTCAAGGACTCGCGCCACGAGATCATGCCGGAGATCGATTTCCGGGCGCATGCCGAGAGCATGGGGGCCGTTGCGGTCAAGGTCGCTTCCATCGCCGAGCTGGAACAGGCGCTCGAAGCATCGAAAAAGAACGACCGCACCTCGGTCATCGTCATCGACACCGACCCGCTGATCACCACAGACGAAGGCGGCCACTGGTGGGATGTCGCCGTTCCTGAGGTCAGCCCGCGCGCCGAGGTCAACAAGGCCCGCGCCGCCTACGAGCAAGCTCGCGCCTCCCAGCGTATCGGCTGA
- the iolC gene encoding 5-dehydro-2-deoxygluconokinase, which produces MAHDNPGAQPEPTLDVITIGRSSVDLYGQQIGSRLEDIASFAKSVGGCPANIAIGTARLGLKSGLITRVGDEQMGRFIREQTAREGVATEGIATDKERLTALVLLAVEAEGVSPMIFYRSDCADMALDEDDIDENFIQSSRAVLVSGTHFSKPNTEAAQRKAIRIAKANGRKVIFDIDYRPNLWGLAGHAEGFERYVKSDRVSSKMKETLPDCDLIIGTEEEIMIASGADDVLGALKEIRRLSSATIVLKRGAMGCIVYDGPISDDLEDGIVGQGFPIEVFNVLGAGDAFMSGFLRGFLRDEPLKTCATWANACGAFAVSRLLCSPEYPTWAELDFFLKTGSKHRALRKDEAINHLHWATTRRGEIPLLMALAIDHRSQLVSVADELGIGHDRIVAFKRLAVEAAARVSGGRSGYGMLIDERFGRDAFFDAAAKNFSWIGRPVELPGSKPLKFEFSQDIGSQLTEWPLNHCIKCLCFYHPDDPAELKAEQQEKLRTLFEAARKVGRELLVEIIAGKNGPLTDDTIPTAMEELYALGIKPDWWKLEPQESTAAWKKIDAVIAKNDPLCRGIVLLGLEAPAEELIRSFEATLAAPSVKGFAVGRTIFSDAARAWMSGGMNDEEAIADMAGRFRQLTQAWLKTRGLE; this is translated from the coding sequence ATGGCACACGACAATCCTGGCGCCCAGCCGGAGCCGACACTCGACGTGATCACCATCGGCCGCTCCTCCGTCGATCTTTATGGGCAGCAGATCGGCTCGCGGCTTGAGGATATTGCATCTTTTGCGAAATCCGTCGGCGGCTGCCCGGCCAATATCGCTATCGGCACGGCTCGCCTTGGCTTGAAATCCGGCTTGATCACCCGCGTTGGTGACGAGCAGATGGGCCGCTTTATCCGTGAACAGACGGCACGCGAAGGCGTCGCGACAGAAGGGATCGCCACCGACAAGGAGCGGCTGACGGCACTGGTGTTGCTTGCGGTCGAGGCCGAGGGCGTGTCGCCGATGATCTTTTATCGTTCCGACTGCGCCGACATGGCGCTCGACGAGGATGATATCGATGAGAATTTCATTCAATCCTCTCGCGCCGTCCTCGTCTCCGGCACGCATTTTTCCAAGCCTAACACGGAGGCCGCGCAACGCAAGGCGATTCGCATCGCCAAGGCGAACGGCCGCAAGGTGATCTTCGACATCGACTACCGGCCGAATCTCTGGGGCCTCGCCGGCCACGCCGAGGGCTTCGAACGTTATGTGAAGTCGGATCGCGTGTCGTCGAAGATGAAAGAGACGCTGCCGGATTGCGACCTGATCATCGGGACCGAAGAGGAGATCATGATTGCCTCGGGCGCAGATGATGTGCTCGGCGCTCTCAAGGAAATCCGCCGCCTTTCCTCGGCAACCATCGTGCTGAAGCGCGGCGCCATGGGCTGCATCGTTTATGATGGCCCTATCTCGGATGACCTCGAGGACGGCATTGTCGGCCAGGGCTTTCCGATCGAGGTGTTCAACGTTCTCGGCGCCGGCGATGCCTTCATGTCCGGCTTCCTGCGCGGCTTCCTGCGCGACGAACCGCTGAAGACCTGCGCCACATGGGCCAATGCCTGCGGTGCCTTTGCGGTCTCCCGCCTGCTCTGCTCGCCGGAATATCCGACCTGGGCCGAGCTCGATTTCTTCCTGAAGACGGGCAGCAAACACCGGGCCCTGCGTAAGGACGAGGCGATCAACCATCTTCATTGGGCGACGACCCGACGCGGCGAGATCCCACTGCTGATGGCGCTTGCCATCGATCATCGCTCGCAACTCGTCAGCGTCGCCGACGAGCTGGGCATCGGCCATGACAGGATCGTTGCCTTCAAGCGGCTTGCGGTCGAGGCGGCGGCGCGCGTTTCGGGCGGTCGGTCCGGCTATGGCATGCTCATCGACGAGCGCTTCGGCCGCGATGCCTTCTTCGACGCCGCCGCGAAGAATTTCTCCTGGATCGGTCGTCCCGTTGAATTGCCGGGCTCGAAGCCGCTGAAATTCGAGTTCAGCCAGGATATCGGTTCGCAGCTCACCGAATGGCCCCTCAATCATTGCATCAAATGCCTCTGCTTCTATCATCCCGACGATCCCGCGGAGTTGAAGGCGGAGCAGCAGGAGAAGCTACGCACCCTGTTCGAAGCAGCGCGTAAGGTCGGCCGCGAGCTGTTGGTCGAGATCATTGCCGGCAAGAACGGGCCGCTGACTGACGATACGATCCCAACGGCGATGGAAGAGCTCTATGCGCTCGGCATCAAGCCGGACTGGTGGAAGCTGGAACCGCAGGAATCGACCGCGGCCTGGAAAAAAATCGATGCCGTGATCGCCAAAAATGATCCATTGTGCAGGGGTATCGTGCTGCTTGGCCTGGAAGCGCCGGCAGAAGAATTGATCCGCAGCTTCGAGGCGACGCTGGCCGCGCCCTCGGTCAAGGGTTTTGCCGTCGGACGGACGATCTTTTCCGATGCGGCGCGCGCCTGGATGTCGGGCGGCATGAACGACGAGGAAGCGATCGCCGACATGGCTGGCCGCTTCCGACAATTGACCCAGGCGTGGCTGAAAACCCGCGGCCTGGAATAG
- a CDS encoding MurR/RpiR family transcriptional regulator: MDNEIETRTKVPRDFESLRSIIIERKNSMPKRLAQVAAFALGNPDEIAFGTTASIATAADVQPSTLVRLAHHLGYGGFSDLQSIFRERLRDRTLSYEERLITLEQSGIEDEEAGILSGFLSAASQSVNKLAATIETDTFAKAVDVLAAAETIYLIAKRRSYPLTAHMTYAFSKLNIRHQIVASPNGIDGELARFATERDAAIAASFSPYAADSLAQAQDLAARNVPVIAITDSAFSPLTGCATHWFEVAEADFAGFRSLSASMALIMAFPVAIAERRRKEAVAKFHKTKME, encoded by the coding sequence ATGGACAACGAAATCGAAACGCGAACCAAGGTGCCGCGGGATTTTGAAAGCCTTCGCAGCATCATCATCGAGCGTAAGAATTCCATGCCGAAACGTCTGGCGCAAGTCGCGGCTTTCGCACTCGGCAATCCGGATGAAATCGCGTTCGGTACCACCGCAAGCATTGCCACCGCCGCGGATGTCCAGCCTTCGACGCTGGTGCGTCTTGCCCATCATCTCGGTTACGGCGGCTTCTCCGACCTGCAGAGCATTTTCCGCGAGCGGCTGCGCGACCGGACGCTGAGCTACGAAGAGCGGCTGATCACACTCGAACAATCCGGCATCGAGGATGAAGAGGCCGGGATTCTCTCAGGCTTTCTCTCTGCCGCCAGCCAGTCGGTCAACAAGCTTGCCGCCACGATCGAGACGGATACGTTTGCCAAGGCGGTGGATGTGCTCGCCGCTGCCGAGACGATCTATCTTATCGCCAAGCGCCGTTCCTATCCGCTGACGGCGCATATGACCTACGCCTTTTCCAAACTGAACATCCGCCATCAGATCGTCGCTTCGCCGAACGGCATCGACGGCGAGCTCGCCCGCTTTGCCACGGAAAGGGACGCGGCGATTGCCGCAAGCTTCTCTCCCTACGCTGCCGACAGCCTCGCCCAGGCGCAGGACCTCGCCGCACGCAACGTGCCGGTCATCGCTATTACCGATTCGGCCTTTTCACCGCTTACCGGCTGCGCCACCCACTGGTTCGAGGTGGCGGAGGCCGATTTTGCCGGCTTCCGCTCGCTGTCGGCATCCATGGCGCTGATCATGGCCTTCCCTGTCGCCATCGCCGAACGGCGGAGGAAAGAAGCGGTTGCAAAATTCCACAAAACCAAAATGGAATAA
- a CDS encoding Gfo/Idh/MocA family oxidoreductase: MKSLGVGLIGTGYMGKCHALAWNAVKTVFGDVERPRLVHLTEANLDLAKMRGDEFGFEKATADWRELIADPEVDVVSVTTPNQFHPEMAIAALEAGKHVWCEKPMAPAYTDAERMLSAAKASGKVAVLGYNYIQNPVMRHIKALIGEGAIGEVNHVRVEMDEDFMADPEGLFYWKSELAGGYGALDDFAVHPLSLLWFLFGHVEAVITDMVKPYAERPLKDGGRRAVENHDLANVLMRLGGGISAVLMANRSAWGRKGRIALQIYGSKGSIVYDQERMNEFELYQADGRQTEQGFRRILAAPAHRPYDRFIPAPGHGLGFNDLKIIECRELIRAISGDAASVVSFLDGLRIEKSVHAMARSFHERRWVEIPA, encoded by the coding sequence ATGAAGTCGCTTGGCGTCGGATTGATCGGAACCGGCTATATGGGCAAATGCCATGCGCTGGCGTGGAATGCGGTCAAGACAGTCTTCGGCGATGTTGAGCGACCGCGTCTCGTGCATCTTACCGAAGCCAATCTCGACCTGGCAAAAATGCGTGGCGATGAATTCGGCTTCGAAAAGGCGACCGCCGATTGGCGTGAGCTGATCGCCGATCCCGAGGTCGATGTCGTCTCCGTCACCACGCCCAATCAATTCCATCCGGAAATGGCGATCGCCGCGCTGGAAGCCGGCAAGCATGTCTGGTGCGAAAAGCCGATGGCGCCGGCCTATACCGACGCCGAACGCATGCTGAGCGCCGCCAAGGCCTCGGGCAAGGTCGCCGTCCTCGGCTACAACTATATTCAGAATCCCGTGATGCGGCATATCAAGGCGCTGATCGGCGAAGGCGCGATCGGCGAGGTCAATCACGTCCGTGTCGAAATGGATGAAGACTTCATGGCCGATCCGGAGGGCCTCTTCTATTGGAAGAGCGAGCTTGCCGGCGGCTATGGCGCGCTTGACGATTTCGCGGTGCATCCGCTGTCGCTGCTCTGGTTTCTGTTCGGCCATGTCGAAGCTGTCATCACCGATATGGTGAAGCCCTATGCCGAACGGCCGTTGAAGGACGGCGGGCGCCGCGCCGTTGAGAATCACGATCTCGCCAATGTGCTGATGCGGCTCGGGGGCGGTATTTCTGCGGTGCTGATGGCGAATCGCTCCGCCTGGGGGCGCAAGGGCCGCATTGCGCTGCAGATCTACGGCTCGAAAGGCTCGATCGTCTACGACCAGGAGCGCATGAACGAATTCGAGCTTTATCAGGCGGACGGCAGGCAAACCGAACAGGGCTTCCGCAGAATTCTTGCGGCGCCGGCGCACCGACCCTATGACCGGTTCATCCCTGCGCCTGGCCACGGACTCGGTTTCAATGATCTGAAGATCATCGAATGCCGGGAGCTGATCCGCGCCATTTCCGGCGACGCGGCGTCCGTCGTAAGCTTCTTGGACGGTTTGCGCATCGAAAAGTCGGTGCACGCCATGGCCCGATCATTCCATGAGCGCCGCTGGGTCGAGATACCGGCCTGA
- a CDS encoding FAD-dependent oxidoreductase translates to MTGRLVIVGAGQAGFALAAKLRALGDSRPITIIGAEENLPYQRPPLTKKYLLGEMAFDRLLFRPEHWYADNNVEIRLSTWVEQIDRVPKQVVMQDGSALGYDTLALATGATPRELPPSVGGALEGVYLARDKRDADQLAAEMRAGRRVLIIGGGYIGLEAAAVARHRGLEVTLIEMADRILQRVAAKETADIMRTIHRGHDVVIREKTGLKQLVGKNGHVVAAELSDGSTIDVDFVIVGIGVAPSDRLAKEAGLEVGNGIIVDSFARTSDPAIFAAGDCAELPWNGGRIRLESVQNAVDQAEAAAGIIAGGNEPYDPKPWFWSDQYDVKLQIAGFNVGYDETLLRAGAREGSASVWYFKEGRFIAVDAINDAKAYVTGKKLLESGVNPAKAILADSAADLKELLR, encoded by the coding sequence GTGACGGGCAGATTGGTCATTGTCGGGGCCGGGCAGGCCGGTTTCGCGCTTGCCGCCAAATTGCGGGCGCTTGGAGATTCGAGGCCGATCACTATCATCGGCGCGGAGGAAAACCTTCCCTATCAGCGACCGCCGCTGACAAAAAAATATCTTCTCGGCGAGATGGCCTTCGACCGGCTCTTGTTCCGCCCTGAGCATTGGTATGCCGACAACAATGTCGAGATCCGTTTGTCCACCTGGGTCGAGCAGATTGATCGCGTGCCAAAACAGGTGGTCATGCAGGACGGTTCGGCGCTGGGCTATGACACGCTGGCGCTGGCGACCGGCGCAACGCCGCGCGAGTTGCCGCCCTCCGTCGGGGGCGCGCTTGAAGGCGTCTATCTCGCCCGCGACAAGCGCGATGCCGATCAGCTCGCCGCCGAAATGCGCGCGGGCCGCCGTGTTCTCATCATCGGCGGCGGCTATATCGGCCTCGAAGCGGCGGCGGTTGCCCGCCATCGCGGCCTCGAAGTCACGCTTATAGAAATGGCAGACAGGATCCTGCAGCGCGTCGCCGCCAAGGAGACGGCCGACATCATGCGGACTATTCACCGTGGACACGACGTCGTCATCCGCGAAAAGACGGGCCTGAAGCAACTGGTTGGCAAGAACGGCCATGTCGTCGCCGCCGAGCTGTCGGACGGGTCCACCATAGATGTCGATTTCGTCATCGTCGGCATCGGCGTTGCCCCGAGTGACCGGCTGGCCAAGGAAGCGGGGCTGGAAGTCGGCAACGGTATCATCGTCGATTCGTTTGCCCGCACCTCCGACCCCGCGATCTTCGCTGCGGGTGATTGCGCGGAACTGCCTTGGAACGGCGGCCGCATCCGTCTCGAATCGGTACAGAATGCCGTCGACCAGGCCGAAGCCGCAGCCGGAATCATTGCAGGCGGCAACGAGCCCTACGATCCGAAGCCATGGTTCTGGTCGGATCAATATGACGTAAAATTGCAGATCGCCGGCTTCAACGTCGGCTATGACGAAACCCTTTTGCGCGCCGGCGCTCGAGAAGGATCGGCTTCGGTCTGGTATTTCAAGGAGGGCCGCTTCATCGCCGTCGACGCTATCAACGACGCAAAGGCCTATGTGACTGGCAAGAAGCTACTGGAAAGCGGCGTCAACCCGGCAAAGGCTATCCTGGCCGATTCGGCCGCGGACCTTAAGGAGTTACTGCGTTAA